Proteins encoded in a region of the Canis lupus dingo isolate Sandy chromosome 17, ASM325472v2, whole genome shotgun sequence genome:
- the LOC125752760 gene encoding filaggrin-2-like isoform X4 has product MTDLLRSVVTVIDVFYKYTKQDGECGTLSKDELKELLEKEFRPILKNPDDPDTVDVIMHMLDRDHDRRLDFTEFLLMVFKLAMACNKVLSKEYCKASGSKKHRRGHRHQKEESETEEEEEDTQGRKSGYRHSSWSEGEEHGYGSEGLRGSVKHRHGSNSRRLGRQGGLSSSGNQEQLEKRRHGSSSGHSWSSGKERHGSSSGELEERRNKSYVSPSRESEKEYESGSESKSGRRKGHSSLSHGLDASGHKSNSTQSRKSGGQKLGSSSRGSGDKGSQNYACGSSNSGGCGKPQNASSSCQEGRFGGQGNQSSCTQSGYQSGSSGGQDHGCISGGQSSGYCEHEPRSCSQSSSQRKYGSRACGQTQNGGRQQRTGSNQSCCCEQYGSETSQSSSYGQHGSGSCGHFSNSHQKGSGSNGFSKCGQYGSGSGQSSSFGQHESGSGQSSGCGHGSGSCQSSGFGQHGSGSGQSSGLCQHGSGSGQSSGFGQHGSGSGQSSGCGHGSGSCQSSGFGQHGSGSGQYSGLGQHVSSSAQSSGFGQHGSGSGQYSGLGQHGSGSGQSSGFGQHGSGSGQSSGFGQHGSGSGRSSGFGQHGSSSGQSSGFGQHGSGSGQSSSFGQHGSGTGQSSGFSSGFGQNCSGSEMSSSSGQSSGFGQCGSGSGQSSGFGQHGSGTHQTSSSGQHRYSSGQSSSFGFGSSTHQSPSFGTGSGHLLGSGQESTARQSSYGQHGSGSGQSSTFGNGSCSGNSSKPDQHESSSRKSSSKNQRDFSSIQSSGCDNQQTRVGGQECYETSSGKGSQQCRKSKSDSAKSQRRETAKGRQGTTHGQSEDTSGYAQSGHGQTSRTESSITSRSSVGESSDNQGHSGVPQVHTGSPQDHSGSQHRESESTVKGRQGTTHRQSGDLIGHAQSGHGQATRTQTSRTGRRESSGSESSDTERHSGVPQAHTGFPQGHSGSQHGESGSSVQGRHGSTHGHSGDTSGHAHADHEQATRTQSSRIDRRESSGSEYSDTENHSHVPQTHTGSPHTHAGSQHPESGSSLQRRQGTTHGQSRDTTAHAQSGHGQASRTQSSRSRRSESTVSESSDYQGHSGAPQAHTGSSHGQVGSQHPELGSTVKGRQGTPHGQSGDTSRYAHSGHGQATRTQSSRTGRRESGGSESSDTERHSGVPQAHTGSPQSHSGSQHGESGSSVQGRQGTTQRQSGDAGGHVHSGQGQATRTQSSRSGRRESSGSESSDTENHLGVPETHTGSPHGQAESQHGESGSSVQRRQGTTHGQSGDTTTNAQSGHGKASRSQPTRTSGGSSVSESSDSQGHSGVRQSHSGSPHGQAGSQHPELGSTVKGRQGTPHGQSGDTSRHAHSGHGQATKTQSSRFGRRESSVTESSDTENDSGVSQTHTGSPHTHAGSQHPESGSSLQRRQGTTHGQSRDTTAHAQSGHGQASRTQSSRSRRSESTVSESSDYQGHSGAPQAHTGSSHGQVGSQHPELGSTVKGRQGTPHGQSGDTSRYAHSGHGQASRTQSSRTGRRESGGSESSDTERHSGIPHTHTESPRTHAGSQHPESGSSLQGRKETAHRQSGDTTRHAHSGHGQATRTQSSRTGRRETSGSESSDTERHSGAPQAHTGSPHGQAGSQHPELGSTVKGRQGTHYGQSEDFSAHAHAGHGQATGTLSSRTGRRESGGSESSDTERHSGIPQTHTESPRTHAGSQHPESGSSLHGRKETAHRQSGDTTRHAHSGHGQATRTQSSRTGRRETSGSESSDTERHSGVPQAHSGSPRGQAGSQHGESGSSAQGRQGTTHGQSGDTTGHAESGHGQATRTQSSRTRRRGSTVSESSDTQGHSGVPQAHTGSPQSHSGSQHGESGSSVQGRQGTTQRQSGDAGGHVHSGQGQATRTQSSRSGRRESSGSESSDTENHLGVPETHTGSPHGQAGSQHGESGSSVQRRQGTTHGQSGDTTTNAQSGHGKASRSQPTRTSGGSSVSESSDSQGHSGVRQSRSGSPHGQAGSQHPELGSTVKGRQGTPHGQSGDTSRHAHSGHGQATKTQSSRFGRRESSVTESSDTENDSGVSQTHTGSPHTHAGSQHPESGSSLQRRQGTTHGQSRDTTAHAQSGHGQASRTQSSRSRRSESTVSESSDYQGHSGAPQAHTGSSHGQVGSQHPELGSTVKGRQGTPHGQSGDTSRYAHSGHGQASRTQSSRTGRRESGGSESSDTERHSGIPHTHTESPRTHAGSQHPESGSSLQGRKETAHRQSGDTTRHAHSGHGQATRTQSSRTGRRETSGSESSDTERHSGVPQAHSGSSRGQAGSQHGESGSSVQGRQGTTHGQSGDTTTHAQSGHGQATRTQSSRTRRRGSTVSESSDTHEHLGVPQAHIGSPQSHSGSQHGESGSSVQGRQGTTHRQSGDTGGHVHSGHGEATRTQSSRTGRRESTVSESSDSQGHSGAPQAHTGSPHGQAGSQHPELGSTVKGRQGTHYGQSEDFSAHAHAGHGQATGTLSSRTGRRESGGSESSDTERHSGIPQTHTESPRTHAGSQHPESGSSLHGRKETAHRQSGDTTRHAHSGHGQATRTQSSRTGRRETSGSESSDTERHSGVPQAHSGSPRGQAGSQHGESGSSAQGRQGTTHGQSGDTTGHAESGHGQATRTQSSRTRRRGSTVSESSDTQGHSGVPQAHTGSPQSHSGSQHGESGSSVQGRQGTTHRQSGDTGGHVHSGHGEATRTQSSRTGRRESTVSESSDSQGHSGAPQAHTGSPHGQAGSQHPELGSTVKGRQGTHYGQSEDFSAHAHAGHGQATGTLSSRTGRRESGGSESSDTERHSGIPQTHTESPRTHAGSQHPESGSSLQGRKETAHRQSGDTTRYAHSGHGQATRTQSSRTGRRETSGSESSDTERHSGVPQAHSGSPRGQAGSQHGESGSSAQGRQGTTHGQSGDTTTHTESGHGQATRTQSSRTRRRGSTVSESNDTQGHLKVPNAHAGSPQGHSESQHGELGSTVKGRQGTTHRLSGDTSGHAQSGHGQATRTQSSRTRRRGYSGSESSDTQGHSGVPQVHSGSPHGQAGSQHGESDSTTKERQEYTHKHSEDTSGHAESVHGQATRTQSSRARRRGSTLSESSDTQGYSGAPQIHSGSLHGQVGSEHPESESTIKRRQVTTNRQSEDTTGNPYSGHGQATRTESSRSKRKGFSGTESSDTERHSGVPLTHTGSPHGHTGSLHGELGSTIRRRQGSTHGHSRGNSGHSGSSHTQSHDTHRLSKDNISKQSHSIHHQSRVSHSQSQHSGKQRHGSDQGWKHGSYGSAEYDYGQSGYGPSGGSRTSSRNSSPLRSLDRAENNQVSTHGQSFSRPDHTGSKAIEIIGRQRSSHGQSIDSHNKSGSSVNRRQGSFHGHSIVSHESSIDTHVQFGREGSTTRRQSSNHSVSSHGQFISARSHPESNSTLRQDFHSDNKEHSEDWGKQIHEPSGSRHGQSEFNIISIHRSNQQHLADTTSHEQVRYNTCLVRQGSSNRKSGDIQGQSGFSTNESRVDSHDQSSDSYGKSSNSRSQGIIFSHSHDSQDPAGIEEYGPTMWSGDRQKQGPESSLFRSTRIYSQNVDDKQTRNTEARGCHKRERTDSGSCYLDSNTPLYEYVQEQRCYYIE; this is encoded by the exons ATGACCGATCTCTTGAGAAGTGTTGTCACAGTCATTGATGTTTTCTACAAATATACCAAGCAAGATGGAGAGTGTGGCACACTGAGCAAGGATGAGCTAAAGGAACTTCTGGAAAAAGAGTTTCGTCCAATTCTGAAG AACCCAGATGATCCAGACACAGTGGATGTTATCATGCACATGCTAGATCGAGATCATGACCGAAGACTGGACTTTACTGAGTTTCTTCTGATGGTATTCAAGCTGGCTATGGCCTGCAACAAGGTTCTCAGCAAGGAATACTGCAAAGCTTCAGGGTCAAAGAAGCATAGGCGTGGTCATCGACaccaaaaggaagaaagtgaaacagaagaggaagaagaagatacACAGGGACGGAAATCAGGTTACAGACATTCAAGTTGGAGTGAGGGAGAGGAGCATGGATATGGTTCTGAGGGCTTAAGGGGAAGTGTGAAACATAGACATGGATCAAACTCCAGGAGGCTGGGAAGGCAAGGTGGTTTATCTAGCTCTGGAAACCAAGAGCAACTTGAGAAAAGACGCCATGGGTCTAGCTCTGGTCATTCATGGAGTAGTGGCAAAGAAAGACATGGCTCCAGCTCTGGAGAActggaggaaagaagaaacaagtcATATGTTAGCCCCTCTAGGGAATCTGAGAAGGAATATGAATCTGGATCTGAATCAAAGAGTGGGAGAAGGAAAGGTCATAGCAGTCTATCACATGGATTGGATGCTAGTGGGCACAAATCAAACTCTACTCAGTCAAGAAAGAGTGGAGGACAAAAGCTTGGATCTAGCTCTAGAGGTTCAGGAGACAAGGGAAGCCAAAACTATGCATGTGGTTCCAGCAATTCAGGTGGGTGTGGAAAGCCACAAAATGCTTCTAGTTCTTGTCAGGAAGGTAGATTTGGAGGGCAAGGAAATCAATCTAGCTGTACCCAATCAGGTTATCAATCAGGAAGTAGTGGAGGACAAGATCATGGATGTATTTCAGGAGGTCAGTCCTCTGGATATTGTGAACATGAGCCTAGATCCTGTAGCCAGTCTTCTAGTCAGAGAAAATATGGATCTAGAGCATGTGGTCAAACACAGAATGGTGGAAGACAACAGAGAACAGGTTCAAATCAGTCCTGTTGCTGTGAACAATATGGGTCTGAAACAAGTCAGTCTTCTAGTTATGGTCAACATGGATCTGGTTCTTGTGGACACTTTTCAAACTCTCATCAAAAAGGGTCTGGTTCAAATGGATTTTCTAAATGTGGACAATATGGGTCTGGCTCTGGGCAGTCCTCTAGCTTTGGACAACATGAGTCAGGCTCAGGTCAATCCTCTGGCTGTGGACATGGCTCTGGCTCATGTCAGTCCTCTGGCTTTGGCCAGCATGGGTCTGGCTCAGGTCAATCCTCTGGTTTATGTCAACATGGGTCTGGCTCAGGACAGTCCTCTGGCTTTGGACAACATGGGTCTGGCTCAGGTCAATCCTCTGGCTGTGGACATGGCTCTGGCTCATGTCAGTCCTCTGGCTTTGGCCAGCATGGGTCTGGCTCAGGTCAATACTCTGGTTTAGGTCAGCATGTATCTAGCTCAGCACAGTCCTCTGGCTTTGGACAACATGGGTCTGGTTCAGGTCAGTACTCTGGTTTAGGTCAGCATGGGTCTGGCTCAGGGCAGTCCTCTGGCTTTGGACAACATGGGTCTGGCTCAGGTCAGTCCTCTGGTTTTGGCCAGCATGGGTCTGGCTCAGGACGGTCCTCTGGCTTTGGACAACATGGGTCTAGCTCAGGTCAGTCCTCTGGCTTTGGACAACATGGGTCTGGCTCAGGTCAGTCTTCCAGTTTTGGTCAGCATGGGTCAGGCACTGGACAGTCCTCTGGTTTTTCCTCTGGTTTTGGACAAAATTGCTCTGGCTCAGAAATGTCTTCCAGTTCAGGACAGTCCTCTGGCTTTGGACAATGTGGGTCTGGCTCAGGACAGTCCTCTGGTTTTGGACAACATGGGTCTGGTACCCATCAAACTTCTAGCTCAGGACAACATAGATATAGCTCAGGTCAATCCTCCAGCTTTGGATTTGGATCTAGCACACATCAGTCCCCTAGTTTTGGGACTGGCTCAGGTCATTTGTTGGGCTCTGGACAAGAATCTACAGCACGTCAGTCTAGCTATGGTCAACATGGTTCCGGTTCAGGGCAATCCTCAACTTTTGGCAATGGATCTTGCTCAGGCAACTCCTCTAAACCAGATCAACATGAATCTAGCTCAAGAAAGTCATCTAGTAAAAATCAACGTGATTTTAGCTCAATTCAATCCTCTGGCTGTGACAATCAACAAACTAGGGTAGGTGGACAGGAATGCTATGAGACTAGTTCAGGAAAAGGGAGTCAACAATGTAGAAAGTCAAAATCAGATTCAGCTAAaagtcagagaagagaaacagctaAAGGAAGACAGGGAACAACTCATGGACAGTCAGAAGACACCAGTGGATATGCTCAGTCTGGTCATGGACAAACCTCCAGGACAGAATCCAGTATAACTAGTAGGAGTAGTGTTGGAGAGTCAAGTGACAATCAAGGGCACTCAGGAGTCCCACAGGTACACACAGGATCCCCTCAAGATCATTCCGGATCTCAACATAGAGAGTCAGAATCAACGGTTAAAGGGAGACAGGGAACTACCCATAGACAGTCAGGAGATCTAATTGGACATGCCCAGTCAGGTCATGGACAAGCCACCAGGACACAAACCAGTAGGACTGGTAGAAGGGAATCTAGTGGCAGTGAGTCCAGTGACACTGAAAGGCACTCAGGAGtcccacaggcacacacaggaTTCCCTCAAGGTCATTCTGGATCTCAACATGGAGAGTCAGGATCCTCAGTACAAGGGAGACATGGAAGTACTCATGGACACTCAGGAGATACCAGTGGACATGCCCATGCTGACCATGAACAAGCCACCAGGACACAATCCAGTAGGATTGATAGAAGGGAATCCAGTGGCAGTGAGTACAGTGACACTGAAAACCACTCACATgtcccacagacacacacaggatCCCCACATACTCACGCTGGTTCTCAACATCCAGAGTCAGGATCCTCACTACAAAGGAGACAAGGAACAACTCATGGACAATCAAGAGACACCACTGCACATGCCCAGTCTGGTCATGGACAAGCCAGCAGGACACAATCCAGTAGGAGTAGAAGAAGTGAGTCTACTGTCAGTGAGTCCAGTGACTATCAGGGGCACTCAGGAGccccacaggcacacacaggtTCCTCTCACGGTCAGGTTGGATCTCAACATCCAGAACTGGGTTCCACAGTTAAAGGGAGACAGGGAACTCCTCATGGACAGTCTGGAGACACCAGTAGATATGCCCACTCTGGCCATGGACAAGCCACCAGGACACAATCCAGTAGGACTGGTAGAAGGGAATCTGGTGGCAGTGAGTCCAGTGACACTGAAaggcactcag GAGtcccacaggcacacacaggaTCCCCTCAAAGTCATTCTGGATCTCAACATGGAGAGTCGGGATCCTCAGTACAAGGGAGACAGGGAACTACCCAGAGGCAGTCAGGAGATGCAGGTGGACATGTCCACTCTGGCCAAGGACAAGCCACCAGGACACAATCCAGCAGATCTGGTAGAAGGGAATCTAGTGGCAGTGAGTCCAGTGACACTGAAAatcacctaggtgtcccagagacacacacaggatcTCCTCATGGCCAGGCTGAATCTCAACATGGCGAATCGGGATCCTCAGTACAAAGGAGACAGGGAACTACTCATGGACAATCAGGAGACACCACTACAAATGCCCAGTCTGGTCATGGAAAAGCCAGCAGGTCACAGCCCACTAGGACTAGTGGAGGATCTAGTGTCAGTGAGTCCAGTGACTCTCAGGGGCACTCAGGAGTCCGACAGTCACACTCAGGTTCCCCCCATGGCCAGGCTGGATCTCAACATCCAGAACTGGGTTCCACAGTTAAAGGGAGACAGGGAACTCCTCATGGACAGTCCGGAGACACCAGTAGACATGCCCACTCTGGCCATGGACAAGCCACAAAGACACAATCCAGCAGGTTTGGTAGAAGGGAATCTAGTGTCACTGAGTCCAGTGACACTGAAAACGACTCAGGtgtctcacagacacacacaggatCCCCGCATACTCACGCTGGTTCTCAACATCCAGAGTCAGGATCCTCACTACAAAGGAGACAAGGAACAACTCATGGACAATCAAGAGACACCACTGCACATGCCCAGTCTGGTCATGGACAAGCCAGCAGGACACAATCCAGTAGGAGTAGAAGAAGTGAGTCTACTGTCAGTGAGTCCAGTGACTATCAGGGGCACTCAGGAGccccacaggcacacacaggtTCCTCTCATGGTCAGGTTGGATCTCAACATCCAGAACTGGGTTCCACAGTTAAAGGGAGACAGGGAACTCCTCATGGACAGTCTGGAGACACCAGTAGATATGCCCACTCTGGCCATGGACAAGCCAGCAGGACACAATCCAGTAGGACTGGTAGAAGGGAATCTGGTGGCAGTGAGTCCAGTGACACTGAAAGGCACTCAGgaatcccacacacacacacagaatcccCACGTACTCACGCTGGATCTCAACATCCAGAGTCAGGATCCTCACTACAAGGGAGAAAGGAAACTGCTCATAGACAGTCAGGAGACACTACTAGACATGCGCACTCTGGCCATGGACAAGCCACCAGGACACAATCCAGTAGGACTGGTAGAAGGGAAACTAGTGGCAGTGAGTCCAGTGACACTGAAaggcactcag GAGCCCCACAGGCACACACCGGTTCCCCCCATGGTCAGGCTGGATCTCAACATCCAGAACTGGGTTCCACAGTTAAAGGGAGACAGGGAACACATTATGGACAGTCAGAAGATTTCAGCGCACATGCCCACGCTGGCCATGGACAGGCCACCGGGACACTATCCAGTAGGACTGGTAGAAGGGAATCTGGTGGCAGTGAGTCCAGTGACACTGAAAGGCACTCAGGaatcccacaaacacacacagaatccCCACGTACTCACGCTGGATCTCAACATCCAGAGTCAGGATCCTCACTACACGGGAGAAAGGAAACTGCTCACAGACAGTCAGGAGACACTACTAGACATGCGCACTCTGGCCATGGACAAGCCACCAGGACACAATCCAGTAGGACTGGTAGAAGGGAAACTAGTGGCAGTGAGTCCAGTGACACTGAAaggcactcaggtgtcccacaggCACACTCAGGATCCCCTCGTGGTCAGGCTGGATCTCAACATGGAGAGTCAGGGTCCTCAGCACAAGGAAGACAGGGAACTACTCATGGACAGTCAGGAGACACCACAGGACATGCCGAGTCAGGGCATGGACAAGCCACCAGGACACAATCCAGTAGGACTAGAAGAAGGGGATCTACTGTCAGTGAGTCCAGTGACACTCAGGGGCACTCAGGAGtcccacaggcacacacaggaTCCCCTCAAAGTCATTCTGGATCTCAACATGGAGAGTCGGGATCCTCAGTACAAGGGAGACAGGGAACTACCCAGAGGCAGTCAGGAGATGCAGGTGGACATGTCCACTCTGGCCAAGGACAAGCCACCAGGACACAATCCAGCAGATCTGGTAGAAGGGAATCTAGTGGCAGTGAGTCCAGTGACACTGAAAatcacctaggtgtcccagagacacacacaggatcTCCTCATGGCCAGGCTGGATCTCAACATGGCGAATCGGGATCCTCAGTACAAAGGAGACAGGGAACTACTCATGGACAATCAGGAGACACCACTACAAATGCCCAGTCTGGTCATGGAAAAGCCAGCAGGTCACAGCCCACTAGGACTAGTGGAGGATCTAGTGTCAGTGAGTCCAGTGACTCTCAGGGGCACTCAGGAGTCCGACAGTCACGCTCAGGTTCCCCCCATGGCCAGGCTGGATCTCAACATCCAGAACTGGGTTCCACAGTTAAAGGGAGACAGGGAACTCCTCATGGACAGTCCGGAGACACCAGTAGACATGCCCACTCTGGCCATGGACAAGCCACAAAGACACAATCCAGCAGGTTTGGTAGAAGGGAATCTAGTGTCACTGAGTCCAGTGACACTGAAAACGACTCAGGtgtctcacagacacacacaggatCCCCGCATACTCACGCTGGTTCTCAACATCCAGAGTCAGGATCCTCACTACAAAGGAGACAAGGAACAACTCATGGACAATCAAGAGACACCACTGCACATGCCCAGTCTGGTCATGGACAAGCCAGCAGGACACAATCCAGTAGGAGTAGAAGAAGTGAGTCTACTGTCAGTGAGTCCAGTGACTATCAGGGGCACTCAGGAGccccacaggcacacacaggtTCCTCTCATGGTCAGGTTGGATCTCAACATCCAGAACTGGGTTCCACAGTTAAAGGGAGACAGGGAACTCCTCATGGACAGTCTGGAGACACCAGTAGATATGCCCACTCTGGCCATGGACAAGCCAGCAGGACACAATCCAGTAGGACTGGTAGAAGGGAATCTGGTGGCAGTGAGTCCAGTGACACTGAAAGGCACTCAGgaatcccacacacacacacagaatcccCACGTACTCACGCTGGATCTCAACATCCAGAGTCAGGATCCTCACTACAAGGGAGAAAGGAAACTGCTCATAGACAGTCAGGAGACACTACTAGACATGCGCACTCTGGCCATGGACAAGCCACCAGGACACAATCCAGTAGGACTGGTAGAAGGGAAACTAGTGGCAGTGAGTCCAGTGACACTGAAaggcactcaggtgtcccacaggCACACTCAGGATCCTCTCGTGGTCAGGCTGGATCTCAACATGGAGAGTCAGGGTCCTCAGTACAAGGAAGACAGGGAACTACTCATGGACAGTCAGGAGACACCACTACACATGCCCAGTCTGGTCATGGACAAGCCACCAGAACACAATCCAGTAGGACTAGAAGAAGGGGATCTACTGTCAGTGAGTCCAGTGACACTCATGAGCACCTAGGAGTCCCACAGGCACACATAGGATCCCCTCAAAGTCATTCTGGATCTCAACATGGAGAGTCGGGATCCTCAGTACAAGGGAGACAGGGAACTACCCATAGACAGTCAGGAGATACAGGTGGACATGTCCACTCTGGCCATGGTGAAGCCACCAGGACACAATCCAGCAGGACTGGTAGAAGGGAATCTACTGTCAGTGAGTCCAGTGACTCTCAGGGGCACTCAGGAGCCCCACAGGCACACACCGGTTCCCCCCATGGTCAGGCTGGATCTCAACATCCAGAACTGGGTTCCACAGTTAAAGGGAGACAGGGAACACATTATGGACAGTCAGAAGATTTCAGCGCACATGCCCACGCTGGCCATGGACAGGCCACCGGGACACTATCCAGTAGGACTGGTAGAAGGGAATCTGGTGGCAGTGAGTCCAGTGACACTGAAAGGCACTCAGGaatcccacaaacacacacagaatccCCACGTACTCACGCTGGATCTCAACATCCAGAGTCAGGATCCTCACTACACGGGAGAAAGGAAACTGCTCACAGACAGTCAGGAGACACTACTAGACATGCGCACTCTGGCCATGGACAAGCCACCAGGACACAATCCAGTAGGACTGGTAGAAGGGAAACTAGTGGCAGTGAGTCCAGTGACACTGAAaggcactcaggtgtcccacaggCACACTCAGGATCCCCTCGTGGTCAGGCTGGATCTCAACATGGAGAGTCAGGGTCCTCAGCACAAGGAAGACAGGGAACTACTCATGGACAGTCAGGAGACACCACAGGACATGCCGAGTCAGGGCATGGACAAGCCACCAGGACACAATCCAGTAGGACTAGAAGAAGGGGATCTACTGTCAGTGAGTCCAGTGACACTCAGGGGCACTCAGGAGtcccacaggcacacacaggaTCCCCTCAAAGTCATTCTGGATCTCAACATGGAGAGTCGGGATCCTCAGTACAAGGGAGACAGGGAACTACCCATAGACAGTCAGGAGATACAGGTGGACATGTCCACTCTGGCCATGGTGAAGCCACCAGGACACAATCCAGCAGGACTGGTAGAAGGGAATCTACTGTCAGTGAGTCCAGTGACTCTCAGGGGCACTCAGGAGCCCCACAGGCACACACCGGTTCCCCCCATGGTCAGGCTGGATCTCAACATCCAGAACTGGGTTCCACAGTTAAAGGGAGACAGGGAACACATTATGGACAGTCAGAAGATTTCAGCGCACATGCCCACGCTGGCCATGGACAGGCCACCGGGACACTATCCAGTAGGACTGGTAGAAGGGAATCTGGTGGCAGTGAGTCCAGTGACACTGAAAGGCACTCAGGaatcccacaaacacacacagaatccCCACGTACTCACGCTGGATCTCAACATCCAGAGTCAGGATCCTCACTACAAGGGAGAAAGGAAACTGCTCACAGACAGTCAGGAGACACTACTAGATACGCGCACTCTGGCCATGGACAAGCCACCAGGACACAATCCAGTAGGACTGGTAGAAGGGAAACTAGTGGCAGTGAGTCCAGTGACACTGAAaggcactcaggtgtcccacaggCACACTCAGGATCCCCTCGTGGTCAGGCTGGATCTCAACATGGAGAGTCAGGGTCCTCAGCACAAGGAAGACAGGGAACTACTCATGGACAGTCAGGAGACACCACTACACATACCGAGTCTGGTCATGGACAAGCCACCAGAACACAATCCAGTAGGACTAGAAGAAGAGGATCTACTGTCAGTGAATCCAATGACACTCAGGGGCACTTAAAAGTCCCAAATGCACATGCAGGATCCCCTCAAGGTCATTCTGAATCTCAACATGGAGAGTTGGGATCAACAGTTAAAGGAAGACAGGGAACAACTCATAGACTTTCAGGAGACACCAGTGGGCATGCCCAGTCTGGCCATGGACAAGCCACCAGAACACAATCCAGTAGGACTAGAAGAAGGGGATATAGTGGCAGTGAGTCCAGTGACACTCAGGGGCATTCAGGAGTCCCACAGGTACACTCAGGATCTCCCCATGGGCAGGCTGGATCTCAACATGGAGAGTCAGATTCCACCACCAAAGAGAGACAGGAATATACTCATAAACATTCAGAGGACACCAGTGGACATGCCGAATCTGTTCATGGACAAGCTACTAGGACACAATCCAGTAGGGCTAGAAGAAGGGGATCTACTCTCAGTGAGTCCAGTGACACTCAGGGGTACTCAGGAGCCCCACAGATACACTCAGGTTCCCTCCATGGCCAGGTTGGATCTGAACATCCAGAGTCAGAATCCACAATTAAAAGGAGACAGGTCACTACTAATAGACAGTCAGAGGACACCACTGGTAATCCTTATTCTGGTCATGGACAAGCCACCAGGACAGAATCCAGTAGGAGTAAAAGAAAGGGATTTAGTGGCACTGAGTCTAGTGACACTGAAAGACATTCAGGAGTCCCACTGACCCATACAGGATCCCCTCATGGTCATACTGGATCTTTACATGGAGAGTTAGGATCCACAATTAGAAGGAGACAGGGAAGTACTCATGGACATTCAAGAGGCAACAGTGGACATTCTGGGTCCAGTCATACACAGTCACATGATACTCATAGGCTGTCTAAGGATAACATAAGTAAACAGTCACATAGCATTCATCACCAATCTAGAGTGAGTCATTCTCAATCACAACATAGTGGAAAACAAAGACATGGATCAGATCAAGGATGGAAACATGGCAGTTATGGAAGTGCAGAATATGACTATGGGCAGTCTGGGTATGGACCTTCTGGGGGCAGCAGAACAAGCAGCCGAAATTCTAGCCCTTTAAGGTCATTGGATAGAGCTGAAAACAATCAAGTGTCTACACATGGACAATCATTTTCTAGGCCTGACCATACAGGATCAAAAGCAATTGAAATAATCGGAAGACAAAGGTCAAGTCATGGACAGTCAATTGATTCCCACAATAAGTCTGGATCCAGTGTAAATAGAAGGCAGGGATCTTTTCATGGGCATTCAATAGTAAGTCATGAATCATCAATTGACACCCATGTTCAATTTGGAAGGGAGGGATCTACTACTCGTAGGCAGTCAAGCAACCATTCTGTATCCAGCCATGGACAATTCATATCAGCTCGCAGCCATCCAGAGTCTAATTCAACCTTAAGGCAGGATTTTCATAGTGATAATAAAGAGCATTCAGAAGATTGGGGGAAACAGATTCATGAACCATCAGGATCTAGGCATGGACAGTCTGAATTCAATATTATTAGTATCCATAGATCCAACCAGCAGCATTTGGCAGATACAACTTCTCATGAGCAGGTAAGATACAACACATGTTTAGTAAGACAGGGATCAAGTAATAGAAAATCAGGGGACATCCAGGGTCAATCTGGATTCAGCACTAATGAAAGCCGAGTAGATAGCCATGACCAATCAAGTGACAGCTATGGGAAGTCAAGTAATAGCAGAAGTCAAGGAATCATTTTCAGTCACTCTCATGATAGCCAAGACCCTGCAGGAATTGAAGAATATGGTCCAACCATGTGGAGTGGGGACAGGCAAAAGCAAGGTCCCGAATCAAGTTTATTTAGAAGCACCAGAATATATAGTCAAAATGTGGATGATAAGCAGACAAGAAACACTGAGGCCAGAGGTTGCCATAAAAGGGAGAGAACAGACTCAGGTTCCTGTTATTTAGATAGCAACACTCCACTCTATGAATATGTCCAAGAACAAAGGTGTTATTACATTGAATAA